From Chroogloeocystis siderophila 5.2 s.c.1, one genomic window encodes:
- the cobJ gene encoding precorrin-3B C(17)-methyltransferase, with amino-acid sequence MNLSEVQPIAAIATTPISAKTLQKIYQNGITLWVPESIGDIGGAKVYTDSLKTHVAELWKTHRGLIFGLATGAVVRLIAPLLQHKSCDPAVVVVDETGKFVISLCSGHQGGADKLTQAIARLLNATPILTGTASTLGLPAVDILGNPFGWQKGVGNWTEVSAAVARNEPVQVIQEAGSTLWQSTASFQKSSLTLETTPNTPAIYITPHPCQCLTPHIPSIHWHPRVLWLGIGCERGTSRELIKSAITQVCQEYQFAEQAIAGIATIDLKADEVGLVELCRDCNFPLRTFSADVLRSVTVPNPSKIVDAEVGTPSVAEAAALCAAKAQNLLVAKQIFRAAEFQGAVTVAIAQAEQEYTGRAGRLLLVGIGPGQLDQITPAAQAAIASADAVIGYSLYIDLVAPLLQPHQIIEALPITQERQRAQRAISLAQWGLTVAVISSGDIGIYGMAGLVLEELLLQGWDGKTPNVEVFPGITAMQAAAARLGAPLMHDFCAISLSDLLTPWEVIEKRLHAAAQADFVTALYNPRSQTRIQQLTSAIEIFLQYRHPQTPVAVVRSAYRQDEQITLTTLEKVLDVPVDMLTTVLIGNQSTRTQGDWMITPRGYNAVLP; translated from the coding sequence ATGAATTTATCAGAAGTTCAACCAATCGCAGCAATTGCCACAACCCCGATATCAGCCAAAACGCTGCAAAAAATATATCAAAATGGTATCACTCTCTGGGTTCCAGAATCAATTGGTGATATTGGAGGAGCAAAGGTTTACACGGATTCGCTCAAAACTCATGTCGCTGAACTTTGGAAAACACACCGAGGTTTAATCTTTGGTTTAGCAACGGGCGCGGTGGTGCGGCTTATAGCACCTTTACTTCAACATAAATCTTGCGATCCAGCAGTTGTTGTTGTCGATGAAACTGGTAAGTTTGTTATTAGTTTGTGCAGCGGACACCAAGGCGGTGCTGATAAACTGACGCAAGCGATCGCACGCTTACTCAATGCGACACCGATATTAACTGGCACTGCATCTACATTAGGATTACCTGCAGTTGATATTTTAGGAAATCCCTTCGGTTGGCAAAAGGGTGTAGGAAATTGGACAGAAGTTAGTGCCGCAGTAGCACGCAATGAACCAGTACAAGTTATTCAAGAAGCTGGTTCTACGCTATGGCAATCTACCGCAAGCTTTCAAAAATCTAGTTTAACCCTTGAAACCACTCCCAACACACCAGCAATTTATATTACCCCTCACCCTTGCCAATGCCTTACCCCTCATATCCCCTCTATCCACTGGCATCCGCGTGTATTATGGCTGGGAATTGGTTGCGAACGCGGGACATCGCGGGAATTAATTAAGAGCGCAATTACACAAGTTTGTCAAGAGTATCAATTCGCCGAACAGGCGATCGCAGGTATTGCCACAATTGATCTCAAAGCAGATGAAGTTGGATTAGTTGAATTGTGTCGCGATTGCAATTTTCCTTTACGGACTTTCTCTGCTGATGTTTTGCGTAGCGTTACTGTCCCCAATCCCTCAAAGATCGTTGATGCGGAAGTGGGAACCCCTAGTGTTGCCGAAGCTGCGGCGTTGTGCGCTGCAAAAGCGCAAAATCTACTTGTTGCTAAGCAAATTTTTCGTGCTGCTGAATTTCAAGGCGCTGTTACAGTTGCGATCGCGCAAGCCGAACAAGAATATACTGGACGTGCTGGCAGATTGTTATTGGTAGGGATAGGACCAGGACAATTAGATCAAATTACTCCTGCTGCACAAGCGGCGATCGCTTCTGCGGATGCCGTTATCGGTTATTCGTTGTACATCGATTTGGTCGCCCCACTCCTCCAGCCACATCAAATCATCGAAGCCTTACCCATCACTCAAGAACGCCAACGGGCGCAACGCGCAATTTCCCTCGCCCAGTGGGGTTTGACGGTTGCTGTCATTTCTTCGGGTGATATTGGTATTTATGGAATGGCGGGTTTAGTTTTAGAAGAACTGCTTCTTCAAGGCTGGGATGGTAAAACTCCCAATGTAGAAGTGTTTCCAGGAATTACCGCGATGCAAGCCGCTGCTGCGCGTTTAGGTGCGCCATTAATGCATGATTTTTGTGCAATTAGTTTAAGCGATTTACTCACACCGTGGGAAGTCATTGAAAAGCGCTTACACGCCGCCGCCCAAGCAGATTTTGTTACCGCATTATATAATCCGCGATCGCAAACCCGCATTCAACAACTTACGAGTGCGATTGAGATATTCTTACAGTATCGTCATCCGCAAACACCTGTAGCAGTAGTACGTTCTGCTTACCGTCAAGACGAACAAATTACGCTGACAACCCTTGAAAAAGTACTTGATGTACCTGTAGATATGCTCACAACAGTTTTAATCGGCAACCAAAGTACGCGCACTCAAGGCGACTGGATGATTACACCACGAGGGTATAATGCTGTTTTGCCGTAG
- a CDS encoding NAD(P)H-quinone oxidoreductase subunit N, whose protein sequence is MDFANLVDQLNAGTILPEGIVLTTLMVIVIGDLIVGRSASRWIPYTAIAGLLAAIVALYLQWDNPAPISFLGAFNSDDLSIVFRGIIALSTAVTILMSIRYIEQSGTALAEFIGIMLTATLGGMFLSGASELVTIFISLETLSISSYLMTGYTKRDPRSNEAALKYLLIGASSTGVFLYGVSLLYGLSGGETQLSAIASAIADANLSQSLGLVISLVFVIAGVAFKISAAPFHQWTPDVYEGSPSPVVAFLSVGSKAAGFALAIRLMNSAFPLLIDEWQFVFTALAVLSMVLGNVVALAQTSMKRMLAYSSIGQAGFVMIGLIAGTEAGYASMVFYLLVYLFMNLGAFTCLILFTLRTGTDQISEYSGLYQKDPLLTLCLSICLLSLGGIPPLAGFFGKIYLFWAGWQAGQYGLVLLGLVTTVVSIYYYIRVVRMMVVKEPQEMSDAVKNYPEVQWNLPGMRPLQVGLVLTLVATSLAGILSNPLFTLANTSIARTTTLQPIVISSHFGATAPAENSALQTQQ, encoded by the coding sequence ATGGATTTTGCTAATCTTGTAGACCAGTTAAATGCTGGAACAATTTTGCCCGAAGGGATAGTGCTAACTACCCTGATGGTGATTGTCATAGGCGATTTGATTGTCGGACGTAGTGCATCGCGCTGGATTCCATATACAGCGATCGCAGGTTTACTTGCCGCCATCGTCGCGTTATATCTTCAATGGGATAACCCCGCCCCAATTTCATTTCTCGGTGCTTTTAATAGCGATGACCTCAGTATCGTCTTTCGCGGTATCATCGCGCTATCGACTGCGGTAACGATTTTGATGTCGATTCGCTATATTGAACAATCTGGCACAGCTTTAGCAGAATTCATCGGAATTATGCTGACAGCAACGCTGGGTGGGATGTTCTTGTCTGGGGCTTCTGAATTAGTCACAATTTTCATCTCTCTCGAGACTCTCAGTATCTCTTCGTACTTGATGACAGGATACACCAAGCGCGATCCCCGCTCGAACGAAGCCGCGTTGAAATATTTGCTGATTGGTGCTTCAAGTACAGGTGTTTTTCTGTATGGAGTCTCCTTACTGTATGGTTTATCAGGAGGCGAAACTCAACTCAGTGCGATCGCTTCCGCAATTGCAGATGCTAACTTGAGCCAATCCCTCGGCTTGGTGATTTCTTTAGTCTTTGTGATTGCAGGTGTTGCTTTTAAAATTTCGGCTGCGCCCTTTCACCAGTGGACACCCGACGTTTACGAAGGTTCACCGTCACCTGTTGTAGCGTTTTTATCCGTAGGTTCCAAAGCCGCAGGATTTGCTTTAGCAATTCGTCTGATGAATAGCGCCTTCCCGTTACTGATTGACGAGTGGCAATTTGTCTTTACCGCGCTGGCTGTCCTCAGTATGGTGCTAGGTAACGTCGTCGCGCTGGCACAAACTAGTATGAAACGGATGCTAGCTTATTCCTCGATTGGACAAGCTGGATTCGTGATGATTGGTTTAATTGCGGGAACCGAAGCAGGATACGCCAGTATGGTATTTTACCTATTGGTTTACCTATTTATGAACTTGGGAGCGTTTACCTGTTTGATTCTATTTACACTACGGACAGGAACCGACCAAATTAGCGAATATTCGGGACTTTATCAAAAAGATCCTTTGCTAACGCTGTGTTTAAGTATCTGCTTGCTATCTTTAGGCGGTATTCCACCTCTGGCAGGATTCTTCGGTAAGATTTACTTATTCTGGGCAGGTTGGCAAGCCGGACAATATGGATTGGTGTTACTCGGTTTAGTCACCACGGTAGTTTCAATTTACTACTATATTCGTGTCGTACGCATGATGGTTGTTAAAGAACCGCAAGAAATGTCTGACGCGGTGAAAAACTATCCCGAAGTACAATGGAATTTACCTGGAATGCGACCGCTGCAAGTCGGCTTAGTGCTAACCTTGGTAGCTACATCCTTAGCAGGAATTTTGTCAAATCCGTTATTCACTTTGGCTAACACCTCAATTGCACGGACAACCACACTACAACCCATTGTTATTAGTTCTCACTTTGGTGCTACTGCGCCAGCAGAAAATTCTGCACTTCAAACTCAGCAATAA
- a CDS encoding Uma2 family endonuclease: MATQLEQTKAPQLVISWAALPDDFQLEDEPVENAGQPLLAGALRKSLEISGFIQPQMLIASNFGLCATVNRQFVIKAPDWVYVPRVNQALCDRKSYTPNREGDVPQVVMEFLSNTDGQKYSVKRTYPPGKWFFYEQILQVPIYVIFDPNDGLLEFYQLENGRYELKQPDQNGRHWIDAMNLFLGTWQGTKEARTGYWLRWWDKIGNLLPWAVELIDSEHQRAEQESQRAEIERQQKERLITFLRSQGIDPNDLPTD; this comes from the coding sequence ATGGCAACCCAACTAGAGCAAACCAAAGCGCCACAACTGGTGATATCGTGGGCAGCGCTGCCCGATGACTTTCAACTCGAAGACGAGCCAGTGGAAAATGCAGGTCAACCCCTGCTTGCAGGTGCGTTGCGTAAAAGTTTAGAAATCAGTGGTTTCATTCAGCCGCAGATGTTGATTGCGTCGAATTTCGGTCTGTGCGCGACTGTGAATCGGCAATTCGTGATCAAAGCACCCGATTGGGTATATGTTCCGCGTGTCAATCAAGCGCTATGCGATCGCAAAAGCTACACCCCCAATCGCGAAGGCGATGTTCCCCAAGTTGTGATGGAATTTTTATCCAACACTGACGGACAAAAATATTCAGTCAAGCGCACTTATCCACCAGGAAAGTGGTTTTTTTACGAGCAAATATTACAAGTTCCGATTTATGTAATTTTTGACCCCAATGATGGATTATTAGAGTTTTATCAACTCGAAAACGGACGCTATGAACTCAAGCAACCCGATCAAAATGGTCGTCATTGGATTGATGCCATGAATTTATTTCTCGGAACTTGGCAAGGAACAAAAGAAGCCCGCACAGGATATTGGTTGCGGTGGTGGGACAAAATAGGGAATTTGTTACCGTGGGCAGTAGAACTGATAGACAGTGAACATCAACGCGCTGAACAAGAAAGCCAACGCGCTGAAATTGAACGTCAGCAAAAAGAACGACTGATTACTTTTTTGCGATCGCAGGGTATTGATCCTAACGATTTACCGACAGATTAA
- the topA gene encoding type I DNA topoisomerase: protein MSTLVIVESPTKARTIRNYLPNGYRVEASMGHIRDLPQSASDIPAAVKGEKWAQLGVNVDADFEPLYIVPKDKKKVVTQLKEALKSADELVLATDEDREGESISWHLLQLLKPKVPIKRMVFHEITQDAIRKALKNCRDVDEQLVRAQETRRILDRLVGYTLSPLLWKKIAWGLSAGRVQSVAVRLLVEKERQRRAFRQATYWDLKAELEAESDGIASKNAFESRLVTLGGTKVANGSDFDEETGKLIAGRKVVLLNEAEAKALKDRLKGKPWQVTDLEERPVTRKPAPPFTTSTLQQEANRKLRLSARDTMRTAQSLYEQGYITYMRTDSVHLSDQAIASARTCVEQLYGKQYLSPSPRQYTTKSKGAQEAHEAIRPAGSTFRTPQETGLSGRELSLYDLIWKRTVASQMADAKQTQIVMHLQVEDAGFRSSGKRIDFPGYLRAYVEGSDDPEAALEDQEVILPNLKVGDRPNCKKLEAIKHETQPPARYTEASLVKTLESEGIGRPSTYASIIGTIIDRGYAQLVSNALVPTFTAFAVTGLLEKYFPDLVNTSFTSKMEQTLDDIATGEAEWLPYLREFYLGDSGLETLVKERENQIDPTTARTVELKDLAAKVRIGKFGPYIEVENGYGVVTASIPNNINPADLDPEQVEVLLRQKTEGPDQLGRHPETGEPIYVLIGSRGPYIQLGEATEENPKPKRASLPKGVTIENLTLDQAVGLLSLPRLLGTHPATGGKIQASIGPFGPYVAHDQGKEGKDYRSLKAGDDVFTVTLERALELLSEPKKGRSGGRSKTKAPLKELGTHPDDGEPVNIYDGPYGSYIKHGKTNVGLPEGKSVDDMTLATALELLATKTKNSKSTRRKSSTSTNGKATTKSTTAKKTTRSSSSSRTRATSSSKTK from the coding sequence ATGTCAACCCTGGTCATTGTCGAATCTCCCACAAAAGCCCGTACCATTCGTAACTACTTGCCAAACGGTTATCGCGTGGAAGCGTCTATGGGTCATATCCGTGACCTTCCGCAATCGGCTAGCGATATTCCGGCGGCGGTGAAAGGCGAAAAATGGGCGCAACTGGGTGTTAATGTGGATGCTGACTTTGAACCGTTGTATATCGTCCCGAAGGACAAAAAGAAGGTCGTTACTCAACTGAAAGAAGCACTGAAAAGTGCAGACGAATTGGTCCTCGCGACAGACGAAGACCGCGAGGGTGAAAGCATAAGTTGGCATTTATTGCAACTACTTAAGCCCAAAGTACCGATTAAGCGGATGGTATTTCATGAAATTACACAAGATGCGATCCGCAAGGCGTTAAAGAATTGTCGCGATGTTGACGAGCAACTTGTCCGCGCCCAAGAAACAAGAAGAATTTTAGATCGGCTTGTGGGTTATACGTTATCACCGCTGCTGTGGAAGAAAATTGCTTGGGGCTTATCAGCAGGGCGGGTACAATCGGTAGCAGTGCGGTTGTTGGTGGAAAAAGAGCGTCAGCGTCGGGCGTTTCGTCAAGCGACGTATTGGGATCTAAAAGCAGAATTAGAGGCAGAAAGTGACGGGATCGCATCAAAAAACGCTTTTGAGTCGCGCTTGGTCACATTGGGAGGAACCAAAGTCGCCAATGGTAGCGATTTTGACGAAGAAACTGGCAAACTAATTGCTGGGCGCAAAGTTGTTTTGCTCAATGAAGCCGAAGCAAAAGCTTTAAAAGACCGCCTTAAAGGAAAACCTTGGCAAGTTACCGATTTAGAAGAACGTCCGGTGACGCGCAAGCCTGCACCACCGTTTACAACTTCAACCTTGCAACAAGAAGCTAACCGAAAATTAAGGCTCTCAGCACGCGATACAATGCGCACAGCGCAAAGTTTGTACGAGCAAGGGTATATTACCTATATGCGTACCGACTCGGTGCATTTATCGGATCAGGCGATCGCATCTGCACGAACTTGTGTTGAACAACTCTACGGAAAGCAATACCTCAGTCCCTCACCCCGACAATACACGACTAAGAGTAAAGGTGCTCAAGAAGCCCACGAGGCAATTCGTCCGGCGGGAAGTACGTTTAGAACACCGCAAGAAACAGGTTTAAGTGGACGCGAACTGTCACTGTATGATTTGATTTGGAAGCGTACAGTTGCGAGCCAAATGGCAGATGCGAAGCAAACGCAAATTGTGATGCATTTGCAAGTCGAAGATGCGGGATTTCGGTCGAGTGGTAAGCGAATTGATTTTCCAGGATACTTACGCGCGTATGTCGAAGGTTCTGACGATCCTGAAGCGGCGTTAGAAGATCAGGAAGTGATTTTGCCTAATTTGAAAGTAGGCGATCGCCCAAATTGTAAGAAACTTGAAGCAATCAAACACGAAACGCAGCCACCTGCACGCTATACCGAAGCCTCTTTAGTCAAAACGCTAGAAAGTGAGGGAATCGGTCGTCCGAGTACCTATGCAAGTATTATTGGCACAATTATTGACCGTGGTTATGCTCAACTTGTCAGCAATGCACTCGTTCCTACTTTTACTGCTTTCGCCGTCACAGGATTACTAGAAAAATATTTCCCTGATTTGGTCAACACTAGCTTTACATCCAAAATGGAGCAAACCTTAGATGATATTGCCACAGGTGAAGCGGAGTGGCTGCCTTACTTGCGAGAGTTTTATTTGGGTGATTCAGGTTTAGAAACGCTTGTTAAGGAACGTGAAAATCAAATCGATCCAACCACTGCGCGCACTGTCGAACTCAAAGACTTAGCCGCTAAAGTTCGCATCGGTAAATTTGGTCCCTACATTGAAGTAGAAAACGGCTATGGAGTTGTCACAGCTTCAATTCCCAATAACATTAACCCCGCAGATTTAGATCCCGAACAAGTCGAGGTATTACTTCGGCAAAAAACCGAAGGTCCCGATCAATTAGGTCGCCATCCTGAAACCGGAGAACCGATTTATGTACTCATTGGTAGTCGCGGTCCTTATATTCAACTTGGAGAAGCTACCGAAGAAAATCCTAAACCGAAAAGAGCATCTTTACCAAAGGGAGTAACAATCGAAAACCTCACCCTCGATCAGGCTGTCGGGCTTTTATCTTTACCTCGGTTATTGGGAACTCATCCCGCAACGGGTGGTAAGATCCAAGCTTCAATTGGTCCTTTTGGTCCATACGTCGCGCATGACCAAGGAAAAGAAGGAAAAGATTATCGTTCGCTCAAAGCTGGGGATGATGTGTTTACGGTGACTTTAGAGCGCGCTTTAGAGTTGCTATCGGAACCGAAAAAAGGACGCAGTGGCGGTCGTAGCAAAACCAAAGCACCATTAAAAGAACTTGGTACGCACCCTGACGATGGAGAACCCGTGAATATCTATGACGGTCCTTATGGTTCGTATATTAAACATGGTAAAACTAATGTTGGTCTACCCGAAGGCAAATCGGTAGACGATATGACGCTCGCTACCGCACTCGAATTATTAGCAACGAAGACCAAAAATTCTAAATCAACTCGTCGCAAGTCTTCCACAAGCACTAATGGTAAAGCAACTACAAAGTCAACCACTGCGAAGAAAACAACTCGCAGTAGTTCGAGTAGCCGCACAAGAGCAACATCTAGCTCAAAGACGAAGTAG
- a CDS encoding SDR family NAD(P)-dependent oxidoreductase — MANKLDGKVALITGASSGIGEASALALAAEGAKVVLAARRLDRLEKLVSQIKDSGKEAIAIQTDITDQAQITEMVQKANANFGSVDILINNAGVMLTGLVDGADTSDWRRMVDIDLLGLMYATHAALPIMKAQGCGHIINIASVAGRQTFANFAVYNAVKFGVVAFSEALRKEVYQNKIRVTVIEPGAVATELTDHITDQESKQQVEGMYQSVTPLESEDIANAIVYAVTQPARVNVSEILIMPTEQVL; from the coding sequence ATGGCAAATAAATTAGATGGAAAAGTTGCGTTAATTACAGGTGCGTCTTCTGGTATTGGTGAAGCGTCTGCATTAGCATTAGCTGCTGAGGGTGCGAAAGTCGTTTTAGCCGCACGTCGTCTCGACCGCTTAGAGAAATTAGTCAGTCAAATTAAAGATAGTGGAAAAGAAGCGATCGCAATTCAAACTGATATCACCGACCAAGCCCAAATAACCGAGATGGTGCAAAAAGCCAATGCTAATTTTGGTAGTGTAGACATCTTAATTAATAACGCAGGTGTCATGCTGACAGGACTAGTTGATGGTGCAGATACCTCTGACTGGCGGCGGATGGTCGATATCGATCTTTTAGGTCTAATGTATGCTACTCATGCAGCTTTGCCAATTATGAAAGCACAAGGCTGCGGACATATTATTAATATTGCCTCAGTAGCAGGTCGGCAGACTTTTGCCAATTTTGCAGTTTACAACGCAGTCAAGTTCGGTGTTGTTGCGTTTAGCGAGGCACTGCGTAAAGAAGTGTACCAAAATAAAATTCGCGTAACTGTCATTGAACCTGGCGCTGTTGCTACCGAATTAACCGATCACATTACAGACCAAGAATCTAAGCAGCAAGTTGAAGGAATGTATCAATCGGTAACGCCCTTAGAAAGTGAAGATATTGCGAATGCCATTGTTTACGCTGTAACGCAACCTGCACGGGTAAACGTGAGCGAAATTCTGATAATGCCAACGGAACAGGTGTTGTAA
- a CDS encoding SMP-30/gluconolactonase/LRE family protein: MKFQSLLVVCGLLLLFNVKPSSGNENELGAIKSGNAQVEKLAGGYKFLEGPLWHPDGFLLFSDTPANTIYKLSSDGKVEVFRRPAGYPNGNTLDREGRLVTAQHDRSVTRTEEDGKVVTLATHYTQRKLNSPNDIVVKSDNSIYFTDPPFGIRKPYAVKEQPEELGFSGVYRLTEDGQLMLLVKDVKLPNGLAFSPDEKRLYINDSQEGNIRVFDVKTDGTLTNGRIFADLNVPGKERLADGMKVDSQGNVYSTGPEGIWIFSPQGKLLDKISVPEGTTNIAWGGRDYKTLYITTYTSLYQISLNNVAGVTSSKK, translated from the coding sequence ATGAAATTTCAATCTTTGCTCGTTGTCTGTGGCTTGTTACTTTTATTCAACGTCAAACCTAGTAGTGGCAATGAAAATGAATTAGGTGCGATTAAAAGTGGTAATGCTCAAGTAGAAAAACTCGCTGGCGGCTACAAGTTTCTTGAGGGACCACTTTGGCATCCAGATGGTTTTCTGTTATTTAGTGATACCCCAGCTAATACAATTTACAAACTGTCTTCTGATGGCAAAGTAGAAGTTTTCCGCCGACCTGCAGGATATCCCAATGGTAATACTTTAGACCGTGAGGGTAGACTTGTTACGGCACAACACGATCGCAGTGTGACACGTACCGAAGAAGATGGCAAAGTTGTTACTTTAGCAACTCACTACACACAGAGAAAGCTAAATAGTCCTAATGATATTGTTGTCAAATCCGATAACAGCATTTATTTTACCGATCCGCCCTTTGGTATTCGGAAACCTTATGCAGTCAAAGAACAACCCGAAGAACTCGGTTTTTCCGGTGTTTATCGTTTGACAGAAGATGGTCAATTAATGCTTCTTGTCAAGGATGTAAAGCTACCAAACGGACTTGCTTTCTCACCTGATGAGAAACGTTTGTACATCAATGATTCTCAAGAAGGGAATATTCGCGTATTTGATGTCAAAACAGACGGTACTCTAACTAATGGTCGCATATTTGCAGATTTAAACGTTCCAGGGAAAGAACGATTAGCTGATGGAATGAAAGTAGACTCGCAAGGGAATGTTTATTCGACAGGACCCGAAGGTATTTGGATTTTTTCACCGCAAGGTAAACTACTAGATAAGATTTCTGTCCCCGAAGGTACGACAAATATTGCTTGGGGAGGTAGAGATTACAAAACACTGTACATCACAACTTATACGAGTCTTTACCAAATTTCACTCAACAATGTTGCTGGTGTAACCTCAAGCAAAAAGTAA
- a CDS encoding S1C family serine protease: MKNLQLVANDFENEGMQTSPTTNPTEDTLLGGYADLKKVSGADEQLLDAYSQAVISVVEKVSPAVVNIDVHRQLQSRRRNNQTFMQEVRGNGSGFVFTRDGYILTNSHVVHNATKIEVTLADGRNFIAELIGDDPDTDLAVIRIDAPNLVAAKLGDSQSLRAGQLAIAIGNPYGFQTTVTTGVVSALGRSFRSRSGRLIDNIIQTDAALNPGNSGGPLVTSHGEVIGINTAVIISAQGICFAVPINTAKMIIGSLIRDGKVRRGYIGIGGQNVPLPRRVVLFHELSLESGVLVISTEENSPAQKAGLQEGDVIVGINQQPIANIDDLHKLLTHDQVGVRSQLTILRHSQKLVVDIVPEESPTRN, encoded by the coding sequence ATGAAAAATCTGCAACTGGTCGCCAACGATTTCGAGAATGAGGGGATGCAAACCTCGCCAACAACAAATCCTACAGAGGACACTTTGTTGGGCGGCTACGCCGACTTGAAGAAAGTGTCCGGTGCAGATGAACAGTTACTTGATGCCTATTCGCAAGCTGTCATTAGTGTAGTTGAAAAAGTTAGCCCCGCAGTTGTCAATATTGATGTGCATCGACAATTGCAATCGCGGCGCAGGAATAACCAAACCTTCATGCAAGAAGTACGTGGTAACGGTTCGGGCTTCGTTTTTACGCGGGATGGTTATATTCTCACGAATAGCCATGTTGTCCACAATGCAACCAAAATCGAGGTGACACTCGCAGATGGTCGCAATTTTATCGCCGAGTTGATTGGTGACGATCCTGATACCGATTTAGCAGTGATTAGAATTGATGCACCTAATCTTGTAGCTGCCAAATTAGGAGATTCGCAATCGTTACGTGCAGGACAATTGGCGATCGCAATTGGCAATCCCTACGGTTTCCAAACTACGGTGACAACAGGTGTCGTCAGTGCTTTAGGGCGTTCGTTTCGTTCGCGTTCTGGTCGCTTGATAGATAATATCATTCAAACTGATGCCGCTTTGAACCCTGGTAACTCTGGCGGACCACTTGTAACATCGCACGGTGAAGTTATTGGCATCAACACTGCTGTGATTATATCCGCACAAGGTATTTGCTTTGCTGTACCAATTAATACTGCCAAGATGATTATCGGATCTCTCATTCGCGATGGTAAAGTCCGGCGCGGTTACATTGGTATCGGTGGGCAAAATGTACCGCTACCGCGTCGGGTCGTGCTATTTCATGAATTATCCTTAGAAAGCGGTGTTTTGGTAATTTCCACCGAAGAAAATAGCCCAGCCCAAAAAGCAGGTTTACAAGAAGGTGATGTCATCGTGGGCATCAATCAGCAACCAATTGCAAATATCGATGACTTGCATAAACTATTAACTCACGATCAAGTTGGAGTGCGATCGCAACTGACAATTCTTCGCCATTCTCAAAAACTAGTTGTGGATATTGTTCCTGAAGAATCGCCAACTAGGAATTAG
- a CDS encoding winged helix-turn-helix transcriptional regulator, with protein sequence MVSHQENSVCDANCPSRQVLDLIADKWTAIIIYRLAKGTKRYSELQREIGGISQKMLTQTLRNLERDGIVSRKVYPVVPPMVEYSLTALGTTLTEPLSTLCRWAENYLPEVEAARSRYDGGDR encoded by the coding sequence ATGGTAAGTCATCAGGAAAACAGCGTTTGTGATGCTAATTGTCCCTCACGGCAAGTTTTAGATCTTATTGCCGATAAGTGGACTGCAATTATTATTTACCGTCTTGCTAAAGGAACGAAGCGATACAGCGAGTTACAAAGAGAAATCGGTGGCATTTCGCAAAAAATGCTAACGCAGACATTACGCAATTTAGAACGCGATGGGATTGTCAGTCGCAAAGTCTATCCTGTTGTCCCACCAATGGTGGAATATTCTTTAACTGCTTTAGGGACAACGCTAACTGAACCCTTATCTACGCTGTGTCGTTGGGCAGAAAATTACCTTCCTGAAGTCGAAGCAGCACGAAGTCGATATGATGGTGGTGATCGCTAG
- a CDS encoding type II toxin-antitoxin system HicB family antitoxin: MKFNVTLDRDEDGAWIVECPSIPGCVSQGQTKEEALENIKDAIAACLQVRAERGLPLTIETHQVEVVA; the protein is encoded by the coding sequence ATGAAATTTAATGTAACGCTTGATCGTGATGAAGATGGTGCATGGATCGTAGAGTGCCCCAGTATTCCAGGTTGTGTTAGTCAAGGACAGACTAAGGAAGAAGCACTAGAGAACATTAAAGATGCAATAGCTGCCTGCTTACAAGTTCGTGCAGAGCGAGGCTTACCTCTTACCATAGAGACTCATCAAGTAGAGGTTGTGGCTTAG